One genomic region from Armatimonadota bacterium encodes:
- a CDS encoding right-handed parallel beta-helix repeat-containing protein, giving the protein MTGARHFNTFAACAILVAFLVGCAQGETVMHVRGQTPNAKFMGQGTEESPWRSIHAAMAAVRDLTQTGLTQDVRVVLHGGVCRIGAPLEFGPEHGGTEQFSVTWCAAPGEDVVISGGREITGWQAHADGIWTATVPGVREGDWYPSSLIIDGQPATRARTPNADAPQPLIQVVDERLDTERMEFRLTFPAGVVENWGNPTDVEMVCQGNWAINRKRVVSLDPERNAAVFQPPHLDRSKLPWNWPGKGRWFFLENAREFLDQPGEWYLDRSSGTISYMPLPGQDPGKLSAVMPRCEGLVVVRGTNEQPVRNLHFQGIQFEDSAWPLPEGDYHGVQACRYSTGSTANRKVVPVGIRWECAQDCSLTEGAVRHFEASGLEIGRRCYGVRIVGNEVTDIGGNGIEVGAANDDAEAPAGNIVSDNHIHHTGQRFFGAVGIWVGFARETTVSHNRVHDLPYSGISCGWVWAPQASACKANLIEYNHIHHVMGKLCDGGGIYTLGLQPGTVIRGNLIHDVYRSGHAQGAPNNGMFIDEGSTGFLFERNVIYAVGSEPVRHNQNRSEGHTWVDNQFGIRAFARGLVGGALQCPSALVEMPHSEALEPEQLTLEAWVRVPSSHPSGDTRRWIVCKNDDEWTQGNYALVTNVGKVGAYLNIGGGQGNMIQLWSADGALASDVWQHVAMTYDGKDLVVFANGTEVARKAVNRRREPGNTPLAVGGRQDRYSSFEGLIDEVRVYSRALPQDELAAHVAQGAADPPAACDPTRETGLIAYFGFDEGDDARRIIEEARAATGPREPHRSRLGVQ; this is encoded by the coding sequence GTGACAGGAGCCCGCCACTTCAACACCTTCGCTGCGTGCGCCATCCTCGTGGCATTCCTTGTGGGATGCGCGCAGGGCGAGACTGTGATGCACGTCCGCGGTCAGACGCCGAATGCGAAGTTCATGGGACAGGGCACCGAGGAATCGCCCTGGCGTTCAATCCACGCTGCAATGGCGGCGGTTCGAGACCTCACCCAAACCGGCCTCACCCAGGACGTGCGGGTCGTACTGCACGGCGGCGTTTGTCGTATCGGGGCGCCCCTGGAGTTCGGCCCGGAGCATGGAGGGACGGAGCAGTTCTCCGTAACCTGGTGCGCTGCGCCGGGGGAGGATGTGGTCATCAGCGGCGGCCGCGAGATCACCGGGTGGCAGGCACACGCAGACGGCATCTGGACAGCGACCGTGCCGGGTGTGAGAGAGGGCGACTGGTATCCCTCGTCGCTCATCATCGACGGGCAGCCTGCAACTCGCGCGCGGACCCCCAATGCGGATGCGCCCCAGCCACTTATCCAGGTTGTGGACGAACGGCTGGACACTGAGCGGATGGAGTTCCGCCTGACATTCCCCGCAGGGGTCGTCGAGAACTGGGGCAACCCCACTGACGTGGAGATGGTCTGCCAGGGCAACTGGGCGATCAACCGCAAGCGCGTGGTGAGCCTCGATCCAGAGAGGAACGCAGCGGTGTTCCAGCCGCCGCATCTTGACCGCTCGAAGCTCCCCTGGAACTGGCCCGGCAAAGGCCGCTGGTTCTTTCTCGAGAACGCCCGGGAGTTTCTCGACCAGCCCGGGGAGTGGTATCTCGACCGCTCCAGCGGGACCATCAGCTACATGCCGCTCCCGGGGCAGGACCCTGGCAAGCTGAGCGCTGTTATGCCCCGCTGCGAGGGGCTGGTGGTGGTCAGGGGCACCAACGAGCAGCCGGTGCGCAACCTGCACTTCCAGGGAATCCAGTTCGAGGATTCCGCCTGGCCACTTCCAGAGGGCGACTACCATGGAGTGCAGGCCTGCCGCTACTCCACCGGCAGCACCGCCAACCGGAAGGTGGTGCCGGTGGGCATCCGCTGGGAGTGCGCACAGGACTGCAGCCTGACCGAGGGAGCAGTGAGGCATTTCGAGGCGTCCGGCCTGGAGATCGGCCGGCGCTGCTATGGCGTGCGCATCGTGGGCAATGAAGTCACGGATATCGGCGGCAATGGCATCGAAGTGGGTGCGGCGAATGATGACGCCGAAGCGCCGGCCGGCAACATCGTAAGCGACAATCACATCCATCACACAGGCCAGAGATTCTTCGGCGCGGTCGGCATCTGGGTCGGCTTCGCGCGCGAGACCACCGTCTCCCACAACCGGGTGCATGACCTTCCGTACAGCGGCATCTCCTGCGGGTGGGTTTGGGCGCCGCAGGCATCCGCGTGCAAGGCCAATCTGATCGAGTACAACCACATTCACCATGTCATGGGCAAGCTCTGCGACGGTGGCGGCATCTACACCCTGGGCCTGCAGCCCGGCACAGTGATCCGCGGCAATCTCATCCACGATGTCTACCGCAGCGGCCATGCCCAGGGCGCTCCGAACAACGGAATGTTCATCGACGAGGGCAGCACCGGCTTCCTGTTCGAACGGAATGTGATCTACGCGGTGGGCTCCGAACCGGTGCGACATAACCAGAACCGGTCCGAAGGACACACGTGGGTGGACAACCAGTTCGGTATCCGGGCCTTCGCCCGGGGACTTGTGGGCGGCGCGCTTCAGTGCCCGTCGGCGCTGGTGGAGATGCCCCACTCGGAGGCGCTCGAGCCCGAGCAACTCACCCTTGAGGCATGGGTGCGCGTTCCATCGTCCCATCCGAGCGGTGACACCCGGCGCTGGATTGTCTGTAAGAACGATGATGAGTGGACCCAGGGCAACTATGCGCTGGTTACGAACGTTGGCAAAGTGGGTGCATACCTGAACATCGGCGGCGGGCAGGGGAACATGATCCAGCTTTGGAGCGCTGATGGTGCATTGGCGTCCGACGTCTGGCAACACGTGGCGATGACCTACGACGGAAAAGACCTCGTCGTATTCGCCAACGGAACCGAGGTCGCCCGCAAGGCCGTGAACCGCAGGCGTGAGCCCGGCAATACCCCCCTCGCAGTGGGTGGCAGGCAGGACCGTTACAGCTCCTTCGAGGGCCTCATTGATGAGGTGCGGGTGTACAGCCGAGCGCTGCCCCAGGATGAACTCGCTGCCCACGTGGCCCAGGGCGCGGCCGATCCCCCCGCGGCCTGCGATCCGACGCGGGAGACAGGGCTGATCGCGTACTTCGGGTTCGATGAGGGCGACGACGCCCGGCGTATCATCGAGGAAGCCCGTGCAGCCACCGGGCCAAGAGAACCACACCGCAGCAGGCTCGGTGTGCAGTAG
- a CDS encoding MFS transporter, which translates to MRIKLASLHYGWIILTVGTLVVFGALGLGRLGYGMVLPAMQEGLGMDNTQAGALASANLTGYLCLSALGGALASRFGPRVVITVGMTLAGASMVLTGLSHGIIDTGIWRTITGVGSGASNVPIMGLLAAWFSLRRRGVASGIAVAGSSIALILLGYAAPSVLSAYGDSGWRVCWFAYGGITLFVAALAGLLLRNCPSEYNLCPVGDVNGTPPVPVKSEGLRWGLIYRSRAVWQMGFVYTAYGFAYITYLTFFVKGLIADGGYTQAQAGHLFMIMGWVSLSCGLIWGHVSDVIGRKGALVIVYLIQAAAYGLYAFVPTPAGFTLSALLFGLTAFSVPAIIAAACGDMLGPRLAPAALGFVTLFLGIGQAVGPTVGGMIGDAAGSLPPAMIPPAIASALGALGAGLMPATVSRDNPATPKDTPENGKDGVA; encoded by the coding sequence ATGAGAATCAAGCTCGCATCCCTGCATTACGGCTGGATTATCCTGACGGTAGGCACGCTGGTGGTCTTCGGCGCTCTGGGTCTGGGGCGTCTGGGCTACGGTATGGTTCTGCCCGCGATGCAGGAGGGCCTGGGGATGGACAACACCCAGGCCGGCGCACTGGCAAGCGCCAATCTCACCGGCTATCTCTGCCTCTCCGCATTGGGCGGCGCACTGGCCTCGCGTTTCGGGCCGCGGGTGGTTATCACGGTGGGGATGACCCTTGCGGGAGCTTCCATGGTGCTGACCGGCCTTTCCCACGGCATCATCGACACCGGCATCTGGCGCACAATCACAGGCGTGGGCAGTGGGGCCAGCAATGTACCGATTATGGGTCTGCTCGCCGCGTGGTTCAGCCTGCGCAGGCGAGGCGTGGCTTCGGGTATCGCCGTGGCGGGCTCATCCATTGCTCTGATCCTGCTGGGATACGCGGCTCCGTCGGTGCTCTCGGCCTACGGGGATAGTGGCTGGCGCGTCTGCTGGTTCGCATACGGGGGGATCACTCTGTTCGTAGCGGCCCTTGCCGGACTGCTCCTGCGCAACTGCCCATCCGAGTACAATCTCTGCCCGGTGGGTGATGTCAACGGAACGCCGCCGGTCCCCGTGAAATCCGAGGGCCTGCGGTGGGGGCTCATCTACCGCTCGCGAGCAGTCTGGCAGATGGGTTTCGTCTATACTGCCTACGGGTTCGCGTACATCACGTACCTGACTTTCTTCGTGAAAGGCCTCATCGCCGACGGCGGCTACACCCAGGCACAGGCGGGGCACCTGTTCATGATCATGGGTTGGGTCAGCCTTTCGTGTGGCCTTATCTGGGGCCATGTGTCGGATGTCATCGGCCGCAAGGGCGCGCTGGTGATCGTCTATCTGATCCAGGCCGCGGCGTACGGTCTGTATGCATTCGTGCCCACGCCGGCGGGGTTCACACTGTCCGCGCTGCTCTTCGGCCTCACCGCCTTCAGCGTTCCCGCAATCATTGCCGCTGCCTGCGGCGATATGCTGGGACCGCGACTTGCCCCGGCCGCCCTGGGTTTCGTCACGCTCTTCCTGGGCATCGGGCAGGCGGTCGGACCCACGGTCGGCGGCATGATCGGCGACGCCGCGGGTTCTCTGCCGCCGGCGATGATCCCACCGGCAATCGCATCAGCCCTCGGTGCCTTAGGCGCGGGCCTCATGCCCGCCACCGTCAGTCGCGACAACCCGGCCACACCCAAAGATACGCCTGAGAACGGAAAGGATGGAGTTGCATGA
- a CDS encoding flavodoxin family protein translates to MKAVAIMGSPHGMKGNTAKLLEPMLEAMKEAGAEVETLLLGKLKVAPCVGCDACHKGGKCAINDDFDQVLQAILDADMIVLASPNYIFSVSAQMKALFDRCCGPIHIQQFAGKFGAAVVTSGGGGCTEVEDYMLRFLRMAGAWTVGSTGAEAFKLMDPSQAPQAVEAARELGRKLVAAVQSGEPPADQVEEHEQTAQFMRQIVSMRKDDWQYEYEYWQKLDAV, encoded by the coding sequence ATGAAAGCAGTCGCAATCATGGGCAGCCCCCACGGAATGAAGGGCAATACGGCGAAGCTGCTGGAACCGATGCTGGAGGCAATGAAGGAAGCCGGCGCGGAGGTCGAAACGCTTCTTCTGGGCAAGCTGAAAGTCGCCCCCTGTGTGGGTTGCGATGCCTGCCACAAAGGTGGCAAGTGCGCGATCAACGACGACTTCGACCAGGTCCTCCAGGCCATTCTGGACGCCGACATGATCGTCCTGGCCAGCCCGAATTACATCTTCAGCGTAAGCGCCCAGATGAAGGCCCTGTTCGACCGCTGCTGCGGGCCGATCCACATTCAGCAGTTCGCCGGCAAGTTCGGCGCTGCCGTAGTGACTTCCGGCGGCGGTGGATGCACCGAAGTTGAAGACTATATGCTGCGCTTCTTGCGCATGGCCGGTGCCTGGACCGTTGGAAGCACCGGGGCCGAAGCCTTCAAGCTCATGGACCCGTCCCAGGCGCCGCAAGCAGTGGAAGCAGCGCGGGAACTGGGCCGCAAGCTGGTTGCCGCCGTGCAATCCGGTGAGCCACCCGCGGACCAGGTCGAGGAGCACGAGCAGACCGCCCAGTTCATGCGGCAGATCGTTTCCATGCGCAAGGACGACTGGCAATATGAGTATGAATACTGGCAGAAACTCGATGCCGTATAA
- a CDS encoding DUF4838 domain-containing protein, whose translation MHQVYLVLIAIVLLACAGCASAVTLAHNGASHYVIAVPVNADAPTITAAEELQKTLKAVTGAVLEIAQESDVAADAPVIAVGPGERFKKACPDVDLAALQRDGIVIRTVGDDLFLAGGSPRGTLYAVYTFLENPVGCRWWAADAEFVPRRPTLEIGDLNTVYVPKLQYREAFYRGVLRNPLFAAKLKLNGHFESIPASHGGHYSIIGWCHTFYQILPPEKYFAAHPEWYSEINGRRVHEGAQLCLTNPEMRAEFVRVALERIRQQPDAGIISVSQNDWHGRCQCADCRALEESEGAPSGVLVHFVNAVAEEIEKEFPNVLVETLAYQYTRQAPQKVKPRRNVIIRLCSIECDFSKPLETSKTNRTFARDVAAWSAVAPQLYVWDYVTNFASYIMPHPNLRVLAPNIRFFVNNKTIGLFEQGDASCSCSDFPELRAWLLAKLMWDPSLDDKALIREFMQGYYGPAAEPLLQYIELYHDAIERSGKALRCYMSGTIDWLPLADMNAATRLFAEAARAVEGDQVLSDRVRRARLPLDHSWILGYNALRRQAIGEKTEFLGPADPQAMVRDFIETAERFDVDSFREGQPFSNYAPTLERRFRAAGPPPEMCKDLPVEDWVDVQDNDFTLHNAGAWVSLVEDQKASDGWAARMPTNHTQWATQYPITRDVEQLGKSHCYALVKCAAKDKAAPAFEAGIYDNETKAGLAGRTVAASECAGDDYVLIDLGVQELKTSMYVWFAPKNNPDQIESISIDRIFFIREK comes from the coding sequence ATGCACCAGGTTTATCTCGTCCTCATCGCCATCGTCTTGCTTGCCTGCGCAGGCTGTGCGTCTGCAGTCACCCTCGCGCACAACGGTGCGAGCCACTACGTCATCGCGGTCCCGGTGAATGCCGACGCGCCGACGATCACCGCAGCCGAGGAGTTGCAGAAGACCTTGAAGGCGGTGACCGGCGCCGTTCTGGAGATCGCTCAGGAGAGTGACGTCGCGGCCGATGCACCGGTTATCGCAGTCGGTCCCGGTGAGCGCTTCAAGAAGGCCTGCCCGGATGTTGATCTCGCTGCCCTGCAGCGCGACGGCATCGTCATCCGCACCGTCGGTGACGATCTCTTCCTCGCAGGAGGCAGCCCGCGTGGCACGCTGTATGCGGTCTACACGTTTCTCGAAAACCCTGTCGGCTGTCGCTGGTGGGCGGCGGATGCGGAGTTCGTGCCCCGGCGCCCAACCCTCGAAATTGGCGATCTCAACACAGTCTACGTGCCGAAACTCCAGTATCGCGAGGCCTTCTACCGCGGCGTGCTGCGAAATCCGCTGTTTGCTGCGAAGCTCAAGCTCAATGGACATTTCGAGAGCATTCCGGCTTCTCACGGCGGGCATTACTCGATCATCGGGTGGTGCCACACGTTCTACCAGATCCTGCCGCCCGAGAAGTATTTCGCGGCGCATCCAGAGTGGTACAGTGAGATCAACGGACGGCGTGTCCATGAGGGTGCCCAACTGTGTCTCACCAACCCCGAGATGCGCGCCGAATTCGTCCGCGTAGCACTGGAGCGAATCCGTCAGCAGCCGGACGCGGGGATTATCTCTGTGTCCCAGAATGACTGGCACGGGCGTTGTCAGTGCGCTGATTGCAGGGCTTTGGAGGAGTCCGAAGGAGCGCCATCCGGGGTGCTGGTGCATTTTGTAAACGCGGTGGCTGAGGAAATCGAGAAGGAGTTCCCGAATGTGCTGGTAGAGACTCTCGCCTACCAGTACACCCGGCAGGCTCCGCAAAAGGTGAAGCCGCGGCGCAATGTTATCATCCGCCTGTGCTCAATCGAGTGCGACTTCTCCAAGCCCCTGGAGACCAGCAAAACCAACAGGACCTTCGCGCGGGACGTGGCGGCGTGGAGCGCCGTCGCCCCGCAGCTTTACGTGTGGGACTACGTCACCAATTTCGCCAGCTACATCATGCCCCATCCGAACCTGCGGGTGCTTGCGCCGAACATCCGATTCTTCGTCAACAACAAGACCATCGGGCTGTTCGAGCAGGGTGACGCAAGCTGCTCTTGCAGCGACTTCCCGGAACTGCGCGCGTGGCTTCTCGCGAAACTGATGTGGGACCCGTCGCTGGACGACAAGGCCCTGATCCGCGAGTTCATGCAGGGCTACTACGGGCCGGCAGCCGAACCCCTACTCCAGTACATTGAACTGTATCATGACGCCATTGAGAGAAGCGGTAAGGCCCTGCGGTGCTACATGAGCGGCACGATTGACTGGCTGCCGCTGGCCGACATGAACGCGGCCACCAGGCTGTTCGCCGAAGCGGCGCGGGCAGTCGAGGGCGATCAGGTCCTCAGCGACCGCGTGCGCCGGGCCCGATTGCCGCTGGACCACTCCTGGATCCTGGGCTACAACGCCCTCCGCCGCCAGGCCATCGGGGAGAAGACCGAGTTCCTCGGGCCCGCCGACCCGCAGGCAATGGTCCGGGACTTCATCGAGACTGCCGAACGCTTCGACGTGGACAGCTTCCGCGAGGGCCAGCCGTTCAGCAACTACGCGCCCACGCTGGAGCGCCGGTTCCGCGCAGCCGGACCGCCGCCGGAAATGTGCAAGGACCTCCCCGTTGAGGACTGGGTGGACGTGCAGGACAACGACTTCACCCTCCACAATGCAGGCGCGTGGGTCTCTCTCGTCGAAGACCAGAAGGCATCCGACGGTTGGGCAGCGCGCATGCCCACGAACCACACCCAGTGGGCCACCCAGTACCCCATCACCCGGGACGTGGAACAGCTTGGGAAGAGCCATTGCTATGCATTGGTGAAGTGCGCCGCGAAGGACAAAGCCGCCCCGGCCTTTGAGGCGGGCATCTACGACAACGAGACCAAAGCCGGCCTGGCTGGTCGAACAGTTGCGGCTTCCGAGTGCGCGGGCGATGACTATGTGCTCATCGACCTGGGGGTGCAGGAACTGAAGACCAGCATGTACGTGTGGTTTGCACCGAAGAACAACCCGGACCAGATCGAGTCAATCTCCATCGACCGGATCTTCTTCATCCGGGAGAAGTGA
- a CDS encoding alpha/beta fold hydrolase, translating to MARKRIFSQYEATQARLKSQRPLYPCKAKTKEEWQAWRKTFRRELVKLLGPDPEAVPLRPEVLERTDQGDYIREKVVFDSDPYNSIPAWVLTPKDLPQGKRLPGIVIAHGHGMGKNPSVGLDNDGNPIEDYQRCMAIQFCRRGYVTISPDWRGFGERIDPDEWVRRPSRDGCNVAYLANGYFGFQYLNLHIWDAKRVVDYLQTRPEVNAGKIGCIGVSFGGTMTTYLSALDSRIKACVICCYLSTLSDALGDRGKGNFCGAQYMPGLAKIGDIPDVASLIAPRPMLAEIGEQDQCFVVDDAMKAYRKVAACYKAAGVPERCDVDLHPGGHEFSGAKAFDWFDRWLKGKQGR from the coding sequence GTGGCTCGCAAGCGCATTTTCAGCCAGTATGAGGCCACACAGGCGCGCCTGAAATCACAAAGGCCGCTATACCCGTGCAAGGCGAAGACGAAAGAGGAGTGGCAGGCCTGGCGGAAGACCTTCCGGCGCGAGCTGGTGAAGCTCCTGGGGCCGGACCCGGAAGCCGTGCCCCTACGCCCGGAAGTGCTCGAACGCACCGACCAAGGGGACTACATCCGCGAGAAAGTTGTCTTCGATTCCGACCCCTATAACTCGATTCCAGCGTGGGTGCTGACTCCCAAGGACCTGCCCCAAGGGAAGCGACTGCCCGGCATTGTCATCGCCCACGGACACGGGATGGGGAAGAACCCCTCGGTCGGTCTGGACAATGATGGTAACCCCATCGAGGACTACCAGCGTTGCATGGCGATCCAGTTCTGCCGGCGGGGGTATGTGACGATTTCGCCCGACTGGCGTGGGTTCGGGGAGCGCATCGATCCGGACGAGTGGGTACGTCGCCCCAGCCGCGACGGGTGCAATGTGGCCTACCTGGCCAACGGCTACTTTGGCTTCCAGTATCTGAACCTGCACATCTGGGACGCGAAGCGCGTGGTGGACTATTTGCAGACGCGGCCGGAAGTGAACGCCGGGAAGATCGGCTGCATCGGCGTGTCCTTTGGCGGCACGATGACCACGTACCTATCCGCCCTGGACAGCCGTATCAAGGCCTGCGTTATCTGCTGCTACCTCAGCACGCTGTCCGATGCCCTGGGTGACCGCGGAAAGGGCAATTTCTGCGGGGCACAGTACATGCCGGGTCTCGCGAAGATTGGCGATATTCCCGACGTGGCTTCACTCATCGCGCCGCGGCCGATGCTGGCGGAGATCGGCGAACAGGACCAGTGCTTCGTGGTGGATGACGCGATGAAAGCATACCGGAAGGTGGCCGCCTGCTATAAAGCGGCGGGTGTCCCGGAGCGCTGCGACGTGGATCTGCACCCGGGCGGTCACGAGTTTAGCGGGGCCAAGGCATTCGACTGGTTCGATCGCTGGCTGAAGGGGAAACAGGGGCGATGA
- a CDS encoding SGNH/GDSL hydrolase family protein, protein MEHACWFAISLLVITALSVAQPPGPPQFRDGDVVAFIGDSITHSRKFHRYIYDYTLTRFPERRVRFVNCGIAGDSASGAVSRLDWDILPNRPNVASIMLGMNDVGRSYYGRENPDEAILTARQNALDNHRRNMETLARRLLANGVSTLIFCTPSPYDDTGDIPTENLFGVNAALATCGEYARNLALQFGGSIVDFHGPMTALNIEKQKTDPKFTIIGQDRVHPGDVGQMVMAYLYLKAQGVPALVSSVSLDGVAGTVVECANAEVSAIEASGERIAFTVAAKALPLPIEDVAKPALELVPLIEDLNQEILKVKLEGAGRMRLAIDGENVGEYSREELGAGVNLATNPATPQYRQAREVVALNDQRSALEVRIRSWAQIRMMLMRAKIDEGDDAAIQTYFDDFLAKNSTPAGPNPYFAGQFKNYLATRGELDSLRSRIEDLQQQIWQRNQPVPHRYELVPVAE, encoded by the coding sequence ATGGAACACGCCTGTTGGTTCGCTATCAGCCTGCTGGTCATCACCGCTTTGTCTGTCGCCCAGCCGCCGGGGCCGCCGCAGTTCAGGGACGGCGATGTGGTCGCCTTCATCGGAGACAGCATCACCCACTCGCGCAAGTTCCACCGGTACATCTACGATTACACCCTCACCCGGTTCCCGGAGCGCAGGGTGAGGTTCGTGAACTGCGGCATCGCGGGCGATTCCGCGAGTGGAGCCGTGAGTCGGCTGGATTGGGACATCCTGCCGAACCGGCCCAATGTTGCCTCTATCATGCTGGGCATGAACGACGTGGGGCGCAGCTACTACGGTCGAGAGAACCCCGATGAGGCGATCCTGACCGCCCGGCAGAACGCCCTCGACAACCACCGGCGAAACATGGAGACGCTCGCCCGACGACTGCTTGCGAATGGCGTTTCCACGCTGATCTTCTGCACGCCCTCGCCTTACGACGACACGGGAGACATCCCCACGGAGAACCTTTTCGGTGTGAACGCCGCGCTTGCCACTTGTGGCGAGTATGCGCGCAACCTGGCTCTGCAGTTTGGTGGATCGATCGTGGACTTCCACGGACCGATGACAGCGCTCAACATTGAGAAGCAGAAGACCGACCCAAAGTTCACGATCATCGGTCAAGACCGCGTTCACCCTGGTGACGTGGGGCAGATGGTGATGGCGTACCTGTACCTCAAGGCGCAGGGCGTGCCGGCCCTTGTCTCGAGCGTGTCACTGGACGGCGTGGCCGGAACCGTTGTGGAATGTGCGAACGCGGAAGTGAGCGCGATCGAAGCGTCCGGTGAGCGCATCGCCTTCACGGTCGCCGCAAAGGCGCTCCCCCTGCCCATTGAAGACGTTGCGAAGCCCGCGTTGGAGCTGGTGCCCTTGATCGAAGATCTCAATCAGGAAATCCTCAAGGTCAAACTTGAGGGCGCAGGCAGAATGCGCCTGGCAATTGATGGCGAGAACGTGGGGGAGTACTCGCGCGAGGAGCTTGGTGCGGGAGTCAATCTTGCCACCAATCCCGCGACTCCGCAGTATCGGCAGGCGCGTGAGGTGGTCGCCCTCAACGACCAGCGCAGCGCTCTCGAAGTGCGCATCCGCAGTTGGGCACAGATCAGGATGATGCTGATGCGAGCGAAGATTGATGAGGGCGACGACGCAGCCATCCAGACATACTTCGACGACTTCCTGGCGAAAAACAGCACCCCCGCCGGGCCGAACCCATATTTCGCCGGGCAGTTCAAGAACTACCTGGCAACGCGGGGGGAGTTGGATTCTCTGAGGTCCCGGATTGAGGACCTGCAGCAGCAGATCTGGCAGAGGAATCAGCCCGTGCCGCACCGGTACGAACTTGTCCCCGTCGCTGAGTAG
- a CDS encoding aldo/keto reductase, whose translation MAHEFSGQRYDRMQYRRCGRSGLMLPAISLGLWQSLGEPGREEVCREAVYYAFDHGVTHFDLANNYGPPPGNSEIVFGKIVKDMPRDELIISTKAGFTMWEGPYGDWGSKKYLVASLDQSLQRMGLEYVDIFYHHRPDPETPLEETLGALDLIVKQGKALYVGVSNYPGERFCQAVQTMRDNHWSPITIHQPYYNMMSRGIERDLLPHTAAFGTGVIAFCPLAGGVLTDRYLKGLPADSRWGKRGADGKKWWDEQDARGVWAKVRALNEIAAKRGQSMAQMALAWILRLPAVTSALIGASSAAQVADNIAALDNLDFSDEELRSIDDLTR comes from the coding sequence ATGGCCCACGAGTTCAGCGGGCAGAGATACGACAGGATGCAGTACCGCAGATGCGGTCGCAGTGGACTGATGCTGCCCGCGATCTCCCTCGGTCTGTGGCAGTCATTGGGCGAGCCGGGGCGCGAGGAGGTCTGCCGGGAGGCGGTCTACTACGCCTTCGACCACGGCGTCACCCACTTCGACCTCGCGAACAACTACGGGCCGCCGCCAGGCAACAGCGAAATCGTCTTCGGCAAGATCGTGAAGGACATGCCGCGGGACGAACTCATCATCTCCACCAAGGCCGGCTTCACCATGTGGGAGGGCCCCTATGGCGACTGGGGCAGCAAGAAGTACCTGGTGGCCAGCCTCGACCAGTCGCTGCAGCGCATGGGGCTGGAATACGTGGACATCTTCTACCACCACCGCCCGGACCCGGAAACGCCCCTGGAGGAGACGCTGGGCGCGCTGGACCTCATCGTGAAGCAGGGCAAGGCGCTATACGTCGGAGTCAGCAACTACCCGGGGGAGCGCTTCTGCCAGGCCGTACAGACGATGCGCGACAATCATTGGTCGCCGATCACCATCCATCAGCCGTATTACAACATGATGAGCCGGGGAATCGAGCGCGACCTGCTCCCCCACACCGCGGCCTTCGGCACCGGCGTCATCGCTTTCTGCCCGTTGGCGGGGGGAGTGCTCACGGACCGGTACCTCAAGGGCCTGCCTGCCGACTCACGGTGGGGCAAGCGGGGAGCAGACGGCAAGAAGTGGTGGGACGAGCAAGACGCTCGCGGGGTCTGGGCGAAGGTGCGGGCGCTCAATGAGATCGCAGCAAAGCGTGGGCAGAGCATGGCGCAGATGGCTCTGGCGTGGATCCTGCGCCTGCCGGCAGTCACCAGCGCCCTCATTGGCGCCTCCAGTGCGGCGCAAGTTGCGGACAACATCGCTGCCTTGGACAACCTGGATTTCAGTGACGAGGAACTGCGGAGCATCGATGACCTGACGCGGTAG